Sequence from the Sphingomonas koreensis genome:
CCGATCATCACCGCGATCGAATAGGCCTTGCCGTCCGGTGCGGTGAGGATGCCGACATCGTTATAGCCTGCGGTGCGCCCCGCCAGATCCTGGCCGGTGCCGGTCTTGTGACCGAAACTCCAGCCCGGCGGTACGGCGCCGCGCAGCCGGTACTTGCCGGTGCGCGAGGCTTCCATGACCGTCATCAGCCACCGGGTCGACGACGGCGACAGGATTTCTCCCGCCTTGAGCCGCGCCAGCGCCAGCGCGATCGCGGCGGGCGCCGCGCCGTCGATCGGATCGGCGACATAGGCGTCGAACGCGGCACGGCGCACATTCGGCGCCAGCGCGGCGCGCGCCTGCTGGAAGGAGCGGCCCATCGAATATTCGGGCTTCCAGGGCAGCCCCGCGGTCCGCGCCTGCAACAGCCGTTCGCCAGGGCCGAAGCGGATGTCGCCAAGCCCCTTGTCGCGGATCATCGCGCGAACCGCCTCCGGGCCGCCGACCAGGTTGAGCAGCCGGTCGTTCGCGGTGTTGTCGCTCTGCTGCATCGCGCGCAACAGCAGTTCGCGCACCGTGGTCCGATAAACGCCGTTCTTGACCACCAGCGCTGCGATCGGCTGATGGAAGACGGTGAGATTCTCGCGCGTCAGCGTGACCGGATCGTCGAGCGTCAGCCGTCCGCGATCGCGCGCGTCGAGTACGGTCATCGCGACCCAAAGCTTGCTCACGCTCTGTTGCGGCATGCGGCGCGTGCCATTGGCATCGATCTGCCAGCCTGCGTCGAGGCTGCGCACCGACACGCCGACCACGCCGCCGAAATTGCGGGCGAGTGCATGGATGCTGGATTGAAGCGGCGCGGGCGCAGGCGATACGGGGAAAGGCCGCGGCGCAGGCGGCACGCCCATCGTGATGCGATAGCTGGGGGGTACGAGGTTCTCCGGCGCGTCCTGGGAGTGGACCGCAGCGCCGATCAGCAGCGCGGGGCCAAGCCCGCCCAATGTCAACGCCCGTTGAAGAATCGTGAAATCCTGAATTGCCAACACGCTACCAACGCCCCTTGCCCAATG
This genomic interval carries:
- a CDS encoding serine hydrolase yields the protein MAIQDFTILQRALTLGGLGPALLIGAAVHSQDAPENLVPPSYRITMGVPPAPRPFPVSPAPAPLQSSIHALARNFGGVVGVSVRSLDAGWQIDANGTRRMPQQSVSKLWVAMTVLDARDRGRLTLDDPVTLTRENLTVFHQPIAALVVKNGVYRTTVRELLLRAMQQSDNTANDRLLNLVGGPEAVRAMIRDKGLGDIRFGPGERLLQARTAGLPWKPEYSMGRSFQQARAALAPNVRRAAFDAYVADPIDGAAPAAIALALARLKAGEILSPSSTRWLMTVMEASRTGKYRLRGAVPPGWSFGHKTGTGQDLAGRTAGYNDVGILTAPDGKAYSIAVMIGDTPRPIKERQELMQGVVAAVVAQHR